In Leishmania donovani BPK282A1 complete genome, chromosome 18, a genomic segment contains:
- a CDS encoding dynein-light chain-protein, putative, translated as MADHSSENSTAAETVNSDLDATRPGADAATLRGSSGADETSKNVTTSGQDVPEDQQGSTTAGVADGANGEAAVSAEKATAANTNNDGSGSQEDGEADEDEEEDDAGHWERVAASDVKNIILQVLSPYFDDDVGGGAAAGPGGDLAAIPSASGPSPPAIEEDRDGDDTAQRYDHFKAEEWVALVCDGIMERLVALGKPFKFVVHAMVMRKCGAGVHVCSSCYYAPMDGWLSHAHDLSAHLYAVVTVYWCAV; from the coding sequence atgGCTGACCATAGCTCCGAGAACTCGACAGCGGCGGAGACCGTAAACAGTGATCTCGATGCCACGCGccccggcgccgacgccgccacgctcAGGGGCAGCTCCGGCGCTGACGAGACCTCCAAGAATGTGACGACAAGTGGGCAGGACGTGCCAGAAGACCAACAAGGATCGACCACTGCAGGCGTGGCAGACGGTGCGAatggcgaggcagcggtgagCGCCGAAAAGGCAACGGCCGCCAACACCAacaacgacggcagcggcagccaagAAGATGGCGAAGCGGACGAGgatgaggaagaggacgacgCCGGGCACTGGGAGCGCGTTGCGGCGAGCGATGTCAAGAACATCATCTTGCAAGTGTTGAGCCCATACTTtgacgacgacgtcggcggtggcgccgctgcaggcccTGGTGGTGATTTGGCCGCTATACCGTCTGCGTCGGgcccttcgccgccggcaaTCGAAGAAGACCGCGACGGTGACGACACGGCGCAACGCTACGATCATTTCAAGGCCGAGGAgtgggtggcgctggtgtGCGACGGCATCATGGAGCGCCTGGTCGCCCTTGGAAAACCGTTCAAGTTTGTCGTGCACGCGATGGTGATGCGCAAGTGCGGGGCaggtgtgcacgtgtgctcTAGCTGCTATTATGCCCCTATGGATGGTTGGCTGAGCCACGCCCACGACCTCTCTGCACACCTCTACGCGGTTGTGACGGTGTACTGGTGCGCAGTGTAG
- a CDS encoding elongation factor Tu, putative, with protein sequence MFRSCVHRLAPKAKEAFVRGKPHLIIGTIGHVDHGKTTLTSAITTVLAKRGQAQALDYFAIDKSPEEKSRKITINATHVEYESEKRHYGHIDCPGHMDFVKNMITGAAQMDGGIIVVAATDGVMPQTREHLLICSQIGLPALVGFINKVDMTDEDTCDLVDMELREQLEKYKFPAEETPIVRGSALKAVEGDAKYEENILELVRKCDEWIPDPPRNTDKPFLMAIEHVYEIGKDKKSVVVTGRVDQGILKLNTDAELAGFSSKKSTVRVTGIEMYHKTLSECMPGDSVGVSIVGTGDTTSLSKGNVERGMVMAATGSTNLYNKVKAQVYVLTKDEGGRHTGFSPHYRPQLFFHCADVTADMSFPEAEKHREELNKKFGRGPEEDKKKEAAMKEFESKLVCMPGDNRELILTLAYPMPIEKGLKFTIREGKITVGWGAVVETMGLDTKVNIEGKRIGAKPVTGKKKK encoded by the coding sequence ATGTTTCGCTCGTGTGTGCATCGCCTTGCCCccaaggcgaaggaggcgttTGTTCGCGGTAAGCCGCATCTCATCATCGGCACCATCGGTCACGTCGACCACGGCAAGACGACGCTGACGTCGGCCATCACGACGGTTCTCGCGAAGCGCGGtcaggcgcaggcgctggacTACTTCGCCATCGACAAGTCCCCGGAGGAGAAGAGCCGCAAAATCACCATCAATGCCACGCACGTCGAGTACGAGTCGGAGAAACGCCACTACGGACACATCGACTGCCCCGGTCACATGGACTTTGTGAAGAACATGATCACCGGAGCTGCGCAGATGGACGGTGGCATCAttgtggtggcggccaccGACGGCGTCATGCCGCAGACACGCGAGCACCTCCTGATCTGCTCGCAGATCGGGCTTCCGGCGCTCGTAGGGTTCATCAACAAGGTGGACATGACGGACGAGGACACGTGCGACCTGGTGGACatggagctgcgcgagcagctggagaaATACAAGTTTCCGGCGGAGGAGACGCCAATCGTGCGCGGCTCAGCCCTCAAAGCCGTCGAGGGCGATGCGAAGTACGAGGAGAACATTCTCGAACTGGTGCGGAAGTGTGACGAGTGGATCCCTGACCCGCCGCGCAACACAGACAAGCCTTTCCTTATGGCCATCGAGCACGTTTACGAGATCGGCAAGGACAAGAAGAGCGTTGTCGTGACCGGCCGCGTCGATCAGGGCATTCTGAAGCTCAACACAGACGCCGAGCTGGCCGGCTTCAGCTCCAAGAAGTCGACGGTGAGGGTGACGGGCATCGAGATGTACCACAAGACGCTGAGCGAGTGCATGCCTGGTGACTCCGTCGGCGTCAGCATTGTCGGGACCGGCGACACGACCAGTCTATCCAAGGGCAACGTGGAACGCGGCatggtgatggcggcgacgggtAGCACGAACCTGTACAACAAGGTGAAGGCGCAGGTGTACGTGCTGACGAAGGATGAGGGCGGCCGCCACACTGGCTTTAGTCCTCACTACCGCCCGCAGCTCTTCTTCCATTGTGCTGACGTGACGGCGGACATGAGCTTCccggaggcggagaagcacCGCGAAGAGCTCAACAAGAAATTCGGCCGCGGCCCCGAGGAGGACAAGAAGAAAGAGGCAGCGATGAAGGAGTTCGAGAGCAAGCTCGTCTGCATGCCGGGCGATAACCGCGAGCTGATCCTGACGCTGGCGTACCCGATGCCCATTGAAAAGGGTCTGAAGTTCACCATCCGTGAGGGC